The window TTGGAAATCAATGCAGCCCGCGTAATCTCATCCATCATTTAGACGCACTAAAGTTAACCGTGCTGCAGTTGAATATTACAGGCGGGCAATGACACAGGCCTGATTTCCTGAGCTAGAGTTCTCCTGGAGGTCGTCAATTGCTTTTCATGTGTACAGGCAGCTTCATTGTAACACACGAGCAGGTGCAAGCTGGCGCTTTATGAAGAGAGGATATAGCTGTCATGGCACGTTATTCTAAATAAATCCATCCAAAGCTTTCTCTGTCTAAATATCTCAGATCTAAACTTTTGATAGTTTTTAACCTCACTATTCCTCTGACATGGTGCACCACTTTAAAAGTGTATTTAGATGAGTAATGCTCCCAGAACACGCTCGGGGTTAAGGAAGGAATGTCATTATTGACACTGATTACTACAGAATCCAGATGTTTTGGAGCAACGCTCTCTGTATCTCTTGTCTCACCTGTGgtctctctgcaggtgtgttttGGGGAACACTACGATTCTGGCCGAGTTTGCCAGCGAGGAGGAAATCAACCGATTCTTTGCACAAGGGCAGTCATTGGCCACTCCCTCCTCCGGCTGGCAGGCCATTGGCTCCTCTCAGAGTAGAATGGATCAGTCTCACACCTTTCCCAGCCGCGCTCCTGAACCCAACCAGTGGAACAGCAGCGATCTCCACAGCTCCTCCCTCTGGGGTGGGCCCAACTATTCCAGTAGCCTGTGGGGGAACCCCAGTGGCACCGAGGCAGGGAGGCTTAGCAGCCCTTCTCCAATCAGCTCCTTCCTCCCGGTGGATCACCTGACAGGCGGTGGGGACTCCATGTGAACCGCCTGCCAATCAAACAGGCTTGGGGAAGGGTCAGTAGAGAATTATCAATAATCAGCAGAAAGaaaatgggggggaaaaaagtagtaaaaaaaacGCAATGGCACTAGTCGGACTCTTTCTCACTTACAAGATGTACAACAAAAGGGGTCACCCCTGTGGAAAACAAGTTAcgtttctctctctgcacataTGTCCACTTTGTTTTAGCCCAAAAACATATCAGTCGGAATACTTGAATCATGCAGGCCAATTCTATAATGTGAACGGATGAATATTTGCTTCCAGGTAGTGCTCTTTCAGACCGAAAAAAGCTTCAATCGagctcattattattatatatatattttttgtttcattcgtcatgtttatttgaattccaattcttttcatttttaacgttttctttgttgtttttttgcatttgtttgctGACAATGTTGGAGTATGAGCTTTTTTAACTTTGCACTGAATGTGGTTTTTTCTCAGTATATATAATCTGCAATATAGAGGGAGCAGCCAGTTTTTCCAGTGTAGCTGTTTACTCATTGAGGTCCTTaccgtatgtatgtgtgtatgcgcgtgCACGCGCACGTATGTGCGTGGAAGTACTTTGTGTGTGCGACTGCGTGCGTGAAAGAGTATGTGTGCGCTCCTCTCTGCCTTGGCACGCCTACCTTACTGCGTTGTCGTGGAGTTCAAGATCAACAGATAGTTAAAGAAGAATAAAAGCTGACTTAGGAGGATATCTGGTGATAGAAAAAAGTGACATTAAAAAGTATTGCAccaattttgttttaaaactaaaGAACGTTGAGCTCTGCAGTGCAAAGGACTGTAGCCGCAGCTGGGACTAGCAAGCCCCGCCCACCCCAGGGTAGGGGGCGGGGTCTATCTAGCAAGCCCTCCCACTAGCCCCCTAGTGGGCAGGGGGGAAACAGCACTTTCAGAATAGGCTTTCAATGTTTTGGAGGTGCCACACTGCAACCTCTTGTTTACAAGACTTAGGAGGCGGAACGTGTGTTCATTCTTCATTTTAAAGAGAAGatagaataaaatagaaaatactcaataacaaaaaaaaaaaaaaaacagaaaaaaaagtttaaaaaaatgtataaaaggaaaaactacaaaaaattaaaactcTTATTGAGGATGAAGACGATGCTTTGTAACTCTGGGAATTCGGATCAGTGTTTTTGGCCATGGCGTTGGTTATTTGAACTATTCCTCTTTGTCTGCTAAATAACCAGCAATGGTTCTCAGGAAATCAAGCCAGTTTTCCCCCCCATGTaggtgaatttaaaaaaaaaaactactactCCTTGTAGGAAAAGGAAAATCCAACTTCTAGCACTGAAAACTATGTATAGGTCTGtaagttttattttctctgccaAATAACTGCTTTAAGCTGGAGAAGCTCAACACACTGCTTTCAATATGCTGTCTTTGAGGGATGGGGGGGTCCtaatgcggggggggggggtggaggacgGGCGGCAGAAAACCCaacgctccctctctcctcttcttcctccactccaCTGATGTAAGAATCAAAAGTGGAGAGTGTTTATTGTGCGCGTGTGACTGTCAGTGGAAAATGTCGTGTCAGACTTCTAAACCAAGAGAAAGGCAAACCTGTATCTATGCATACTGTAGCTTCTCACATGGCCTACCGAGAggcatttttcattattattattattatcattctcCCCCGTGTcacaaaatgttttgaaatgtttcatTAAGTACAACAAAATGCGAAAtataacttcttcttttttcttttttaaatgctctCATTGCCACAAATGGTGttatgaaaaagaagaaaaaaaagatgaaagaaaaaaaaacctgttcgCTTTGGTTGAAGATAATATTTTAACAGTGCAAAAGTCGTCCACATTTCATTGCCTTGATCCTAATTGTGTCCGAAGATGCAACAACAAGTCAAGTGGCTTCTACCTGTTTACAAATAGTATATgattgtattgtactgttttctttcttttgagtggggggagggggggagggggtcgtACTCATTACAAGTTcctgaccgtgtgtgtgtgagaacagcGTGAATGTAAATCCATCTGTGGTGttcgtcaacaacaacaaaaattacATGTGTGAATAATAGATTTACCCATCTACCAGTGATTGTTTAGTTACTATGATGCACAATTATcggggaaaaacaaaaaaaaagcttctgaGTGCCCGAACGAGAAGTCAGCATTAGCGAAGCCATGGACCTTAATCTCTTTTCTTCATCGTGTAATTACTCTGTGttaagcctgtgtgtgtgtgtgtgtgttttccccttCCAATATAGATTTTAATTTCAGAAGTAAGTTGGCTgaagttgtttttaaagtttagTTATGAATATTTAACAACTTGAAAGCctgctagtgaaacagaaccttgAGTATTAGACAGCGGTGTGTGTGCCAGTATTGAACTGCTCTGTACCAAATAATTCAATCATACAACAAATATTAGTTTACTTAATTCCAGATCTCTTTGCTTAAACTatatctgtgttttgtttttatttttttttcgtcTTGTTTAACAAATGTGTGGAACATCTGAACCGTGGTTGTCATTTATTTCTGAGTTGACTTTAATTTTGACAATTTGAACTGAGGAGCCTTTGGATTTTGCACTTTGCTTTGCTCGTGTAGTTTGGATCTTCAGGTCCGTcagagagagatgatgcgtCAGAGTATAGTGACAGGgtagtgtgcgtgcgtgcgtgcgtgcgtgcgtgtgtgtgtgtgctgcgacTAGAGAAGATGGTGCTTTGTTGGCCCCAGTGAGGGAGCGAGAGAAGAGTGAGGGGGGCCGTCGTCCTCCCCTCCAGGTTTACGTCTCCCTGTTCACTGGGCCGGCCGGTCAGAGCGGCGACCTTCGCCACGCCGCTCTGACCCGACCCAGAATGTAGCtgaaaacagtttttaaaaaaggtttaaaaaaaataatggcgGCCTGAGCCTCGAACGTGGAAAAATGAACTCAAACCAACCACTGCTCATCGTTTTATGTGATTTTTGAATCGTTATTGGACCGCGGTTCTGGCCGCGCCCGGTTCTCACGACGTGGAGACGCTCGCGTCTCAGCGAGCTTGACTGAAAAGAGGCGGGGCTTCTGGATCAGCCTGTAGCGACTCAGGCACAGGGATGTGACTTGTGATTGGCTGTTTCTTCTGGCTTTTCAGGGACACGGGATTTACGCTTCCCACTCCACTGGCTTATCCAGGATCAGCTCTCCCTCTCCAACTCCTAAGCTTAATTACAAGGAGAGGAAACGCAAAACTGACATGAGGCCCGGTCGCAAGTTGAACTCCGGATAGTCCGTGTTCCCTTTACGCGCTTGATATTATACACTTCATTCATTCTGATTCTGCTTCTCCCGGCGCTGATCTGGGAGCAGTTTTGTCCCTCCTCAGTATCCTTACCTTAACAAATTAGTGGGACACAAACTGACCCTGGATGAGCGGCCCAGGAGGCGGCTCCGCTGTAAGAGAAGGGACGAGCACCGTCTGTAAAACGCCTCATTTATGTGTTACTATTTTTGGTTTCCAGCTAAATCTCGCTCTGTTCTGTCTGGTCCAATCTACtgttggtgcgtgtgtgtgtgtgtgtgtgtgtgcgtgtgtgtgtgtgtgtgtgtgtgcattggaagATGCAAAAACCCAGTCTCGTACAGAAACAGTGTGAATGCTTGAACACATTATCATGCCAAAtcgaggagggaaggaaagggattttttttttggggggggggggggggggggttggagtgtgtatgtgtgtatttaaaaagcTGGACAATGTTAAAtgcttgaagaagaaaaaaagtcatttgCAAAAGGATGACGTGAGGAAAACCACCATGCGCAACGTACAATCCCCAGGGCTGCCGAGCAGCTTCCCGACGAGGccagaggagggaaggagagaaagaaaggaggctaggaagagaggagggaagctGGCTGGTGATACTCtactactttttaaatgtttaagaaaaataatgtgacgctgtgtttttgttggtttttttcccctcttgaCTTAACTATCCTGTGAGCAAACGCTATATTGTATCATGACGCGCCCAACGCTGTCGATCAAAAGCGCCGCGGCTGTTTGTTtctgacacaaaaacaacaacatgcaaactGTGAGAAtctgctgtcttttttttttttttttttttttttcattttacattttaaattaatacacacaaacaaaaaaccctGAAAAGCTTTAGTCTAACCAGCACAAAGATGTGGGGGGGTGGAGATAtcggggtggggggcggggcagTCTATGCAGTGGAGTGTTGAACCCAGGCTTCCATGTCCACCTTGGgttttttgctttctttaaaaaaaaataaaaaataaaaaaaacttactatcccaaaaatgttttaaaaacacagtttagATGGGATTCCCAATAATATTCCTCAAAACATGTCGTGCCATCGTCGAatcgtactactactactaataataataataataataaccaagaagaagaaaccttTATTACCTAGCAACCGTCGTCAGGCCAGTTGtagcaggagaggaggacgggTGGAGATTTGCAAAGTCCATTTCTTTACTTTCACAGCTTGTCTCCTCGACGAGCCGAGGGGACCGAGGCCGGTGAAACTGCAAATTTTACACAACTACGATGTTTTTTATAGAGATTCTATCAATCCAGTGTGTAGTTGGATCACCTGTAAACCTATTATGCACATTGCTTTGGGAGACTGttgaaactatatatataatatatatatatatgagaataTAAACGTACAGTGTCTATAATCAACGAGAGGGACGTCTTCCTCTCTTACAAACAAAACGGGAagtacctttttattttcaaacgtCTTCCTCGGGTCATCAAAGGATTTTATCTCAAACTTCGGGGGAAACTGCACTTTTTTTGAAGGACAATCTTTATTTGTATGGGTATaaaaattgacaaaaaaaaaaacgaagtcGCCTGATATTACAAGGTATAGAAAAACCAACTCCAGTGTGCTCTAATAATGAATGTCTCCTCTGATGCTGTCTGTTTGGTTTCATTTAATCCTTTTTATTCTCCCTTTTTTGTTGCTTGGTTTGTTCTGTATTTTTTTCTCCTATTTTTCTGGATTTTAGTGCTCTTAAGAGAATCTGTACTAAGGTGTAGAGTAGTAAGTAGTAGGTCTTCTGTTGGCTGTACTCGTATACTGATTACTGTTTGTAACCCTCTGGCTCCTGCAGCCGTCATACAAAGCTGTAAAACTTGGGTACAACCCTCAATAAAAGACTAACAACGACTCAAtccttttgtttatattttaaacGATATCATGCGTCTGTGTTATGTCCTCGGTaacctgattttttttttataatggtTTTAAAAGattcaatgttttaatttacAAGAATTCACTCCTATTGTAAGTGTTCTTTTCAATACAACTTATTTGAAACTACTGGCATTAagtaagaaaatatatatatatttgaaccagtggtggaagaagtattgaTCAATCCTTGAGTATAATGCAAAAAATACGTGTTCTACAGCGAATGAACCCGGAGGACCGATGTATTATTTATGAGGCCTACAATTTATAATTAACACTGATGGTTAAGTTGGTCAATGTAGTGTCTCCTGGGAAAGTCCCTGCACAGTCAAAGAAGTCAATGTCCAGTGGTTGAAATATTAAAGCAAGGTTTTTGCCTTAAGTTGgcaaacaatttattttctgaGCTTATTACAAAACTGTCAAATTGTTGTCTGAAAACTACAAAGGTGAATAACTCGGTACACTGAAAACCAAGAGCCGTTATCCTACAGTGATGGTTCAGACCACATTAAGTACATAATCAATGACCCCTAAAAGCTATTTGTATAAGGTCAGTGTATCGAAAGTAGTGGTATAGTATGGCAAAAATATATTAATCACCTccggccagatcctcctcaaatgtaCATCAATAAACCTCGCACcactgtcactttatactttagatacactttaatttctcatttatttaaattcttaaatgtaatattccctgctattttatatatgcaaacatgtttgtttgcatgtaatTTCcgcctggggatgaataaagtaaaatataatctAATGGTGAAATATTAGACATGGTAAACAtccagaaaaatgtaatttagaaGTCTATACTTTCTTTTAATAACTTTACAATGATGACTACTACAGGAAGATTCATGACTTTTTAAACCTATTGTTTTCATCATTCACACGCACTATACTTTCTACAGAATTAAATCAACATGTCagtaaattaaaacattaaaccaGTGGATCTTTTATTTAATGTCGGCCTGAAGTCTCATCCAAGATGTCATATGATGTGACCTTCAGACTGAAACTTGTTTAAACTCTACAAGACTTTATTTCTAAACCTGGCCTTTTGATATTAAATTTAAACGGGAATGAATATCACAGCCGACACACAGAAATATACAGCATGTGTATTTATTGATCTATTTGTGAGAAATTATACATCGGAACCACATTGTGGAgctggaagaaaaaagaaaaataaattcaaaccTGTGTTATAGCCATTTTTGATATTTTGTTTATATCCGAGCTCCGAAATaacatgttcatttaaatacagtCAAACACGAGACGCTGCAGCTTGACGTCAAGATGCCAGAATGGACAGAACAGCTGACGGGGAGGAAGTGGGGGAATGTACTTCCTGTGGGGTCACGCTGGGGTCAACCTCTCTGTGAGAGAAACACAACACTCGATGAGTGACTGGACAACAGCATgtgtgatataaatatataaatgctgAAGAGACAAACTTACCTCTGAACTAAAACATTATTCATAAACGTCCTTCTTGTCTGCGATGTACTGTACAATCTCCTCAGGAGTCATCAACTTCTCTGCCTCTGCGTCGGGGATTTCGAAGCCTGTGGGAGAAACTCACACAATTAACCAGATGTACTTGAACACACCACAGAGATTGTGGCTGCCAACATGAAGAACATCCCACTAACCAGCTTCAtgcaattaaaatgtatcaTAAACTTAACGATTGTTTTCATAATTAAATAATCTGTTTTCGTGAATTAATTTCCCTCAAACTTCGATAAAATGTTGAGAGATGCTAAAGAATCAAATGTTCAGGTCTTGGGTGACATCGTTAAGATGAGTTGCATCatccaaaatgtaaaagatgTTCAGTTGGAAATAATTCTCAAATCTTCTCAAATGTTCTGACATTTGAGAAGATGCAACCACAGAGGTTTTGGCCCTGTTgcttaaaaaagacaaataaaagggctgaattttttttataaaactcTTAAGTGTGATTAAGACGGACAGTTAAACACAACTTGCCGACTCACCGAACTCATCCTCCATGGCCATGATGATCTCCACCTGGTCCAAACTGTCCAGACCCAGGTCTTTCATGAAGTGGGAGGACGTCTGCAGCTGCGGAGCAACGAGGACGCGACACGAACATTAGAAACATTTCTCGCAGCCGCTGACGTTTCATGGATGACTCGTTCGCTTCCGCTCACCTTCTCAGGGTTGATCTTGTCGTAGAGCTTGAGGACGTACAGGACGCGGTCTTTGATGGTTTCTagggtgagggggggcaggTCCCCGTACTGTCGGCACAACACGCCCACCGAGGGgatctgaggaggaagaggggtcAGGAGCAGGGACGACCAAGGTCACGGAAAACGCACAGAGGGCGAGAAAGCGGCGATCAGAGAAATATAGTTCATGCTCACTTTCCGTCTGTGGGTCAAAACATTTGAGTCTCATTTAGCTTCTCGTTCACAatctcttaaaaaaagaaatctcgaGTGGGATATTTATTGACGTATATTGTACAAGTCATTTAAACATATTAAGAGTGTATTAAACTCAAAAATAATTTCAGACATCTGACAAAACCCCATTTAAAGAAACACCTTTGGGAAGAAGTAACTCGAAGACTATAATAATCGCAGTCTGGCTGCAGTCTGGAGCGCTGCATCATTCTCTTCCAGGTTACACTGCAGTAACACCGTTTCCTGGGTTACGCTGACAAACAACTGCATGACTTTATAACTTCAAACCCTTACTTACAGCATTTAGTATTGATCTCAGATTATTGGTGTTTGGTCACCTTGTATGAAACAACCTGACCTGAGATCAGTCACAACTCTGACACATTCAAACAAACTCAAAACGTCTATTGTCTGAAGCTTATGATTAGTTACTGTGTCTGTCTTTGGAGTTTATCACTCCCATTACCAGGGatttatatgcatttatattttaaattattctctTAATTGTTATGCctccattaaaaaacaaaaaaggtgctaaatacgagattgggagcattttgggCTCCGATTGCAAATCAATGGCTATGCATTTCGGTTTAAAGACCTATTTAAAATCACCTTTTGATGAAACGTAGGGCAAACTATGATTAATAATATCTCAACCAAAACTTGCAGAAGCTGCAACTACATCACACACTGAGGGATAATGACTcccttctctgctcaggtaaaTAACTCCACGACATCTACTCATAAGTAGTGGATTGCTGTCATTAATACTCTGAATCCTACAGCACCTTTAGTGAAATGTGTTGTATGATTGTAACTGGACACCCTCTTTATTGTGGGACACACATTAACTAAAGTAACATGGAATAAACAATAGAATTAAATGTTCCATGCACCAAGATGAGCAGTAATTAGCGAGCGAACACAACACTCAAAAATGAAATTATATAACCATGAGCTCGTGCAGAATCAGCTTTTAGTGTTAAAAAACGCGATAGTGTGTAAGTGTGATCATCTCGACTGAAGGTGAGACACGAACAACAACACAGAGTGTCAGTGAACTCACCAACGTTGCAGCTCGCGAGCTAACAAGCAAAACATGGCTATTGTGTAATGAACTAATTAAACCCTTCCAAGGTTTCGTGGACTTTCCGTCCGTATGTCACGCAGACAGATTTCCCCCTCGTGGTGAGATAAACTACTCGCGTGCCCTCGTGAACTTCTACCGGGCTCGGTTATAACCCGCCCGGGTTTGAAAGGCGTCGGTAGGTCACAGCAGCGAGCGCTAGGCCGCAGACGGCTCAATGTTACCGGAGACTCACCGGGCTAAGTCCGAGCCACCGCGTCCTCCGGCTGTCGGCAGCGAAGGAGACGGGTCGGTGGGGGGCTGCCGACGGGACCACAGCGGCTCTGGCCGCCAGGTTGACGGAGGAAAGCCTCAGCGAGGGCCGGGCGAGCGTGCGGACGCACTGCTGCAAGACACGAGCCGCCATGACGGAGGATGAAAAGTGACTGTTTGCTCCCAGCGTGCAACGCGAAGAAGGAAACTGGGGTCAAGGGATCCGCAGTGCGCATGCGCGCAAATCAagtcctttttttgggggggtgcattattttatttgttatttactAAACAGACTATCAACAAAATGTGTATGAAGATTCATTTTTGATAAAAGGTCAAATAGAAAATCGCAGAGGAAATAGGAGGATTCAGCCCAGAGGAGACCAATCAAGAACAGAATCACATTACGGATTAGCTGTTGGTAATTAGGTGATTATTTTACCAAATGACCTCAGGGAGCAAACTAATTAAACACTTCATATACATGTATAACTCCTCCGTGATTCAACACAAATATAAGGAATATACCAGAGAACTTGTTCATGTGTTTGGCCAAACGAAATCCATCGATGATTTGACACTCTACTCAAATGGTCTGAATCTACATTCATAGAGTCggccgaagaagaagaagctgagcGAGCAGACAGCAACACAGACAAGAGGATTATTATTACTGGATTATCGCCACTATTTTAgcatatatcatatttattccCAGCCATGGAGTTGTCTGAAATACTGTACAACAAAGCAGAGTACATTGAAACGGTAATGTTGTGATTTTCATCCGTTGTTTGCTAGCTAGTCGCTTGATATTTAAGTTAGCTAACCGTAGCTAAACAGGGCGTTGGGCTCTGGATAACTGACAtcattgtttctgtctctttctgtcgtTGTTTATTAGGCTTCCGGTAACAAAGTGAGCAGACAGTCTGTGCTGTGTGGGAGTCAAAACATCGTACTCAATGGCAAAGTAAGGGGGGAAAAAACCCAAAGAGGCACCAAACTGAATTATGCAGTTACGTTGTCATCAGTTTACGCTGTCAGCTCACAttgcatgcgcgtgtgtgttctCTCCTCCAGACTATTGTCATGAATGACTGCATCATCAGAGGAGACCTGGCTAACGTCAGGGTGGGCAGACACTGTGTGGTGAAGAGCAGGAGCGTCATTCGACCACCATTCAAAAGTTCAGCAAAGGGTAAAGCATCCTTCTTTAATGGCAGATCGATTTGACTGTCAGTCGCCGTGTCCACGTATCCACTGATTGTTTCAGCTGGTGTACAACATGTGTACTTGTCTTTGTgtgacatatttgttttgtgttcctAATTTCTGGTTGCTTCATGCCCATTAAAAAACGGTTGCTCTTCATCGCTCTTTCTCTGCTCCATACCTCCACCTCTACTCCAGGGTGGCGTTCTTTCCGCTTCACATCGGAGACCACGTCTTCATCGAGGAGGACTGCGTGGTCAACGCAGCACA of the Cyclopterus lumpus isolate fCycLum1 chromosome 8, fCycLum1.pri, whole genome shotgun sequence genome contains:
- the ndufab1b gene encoding NADH:ubiquinone oxidoreductase subunit AB1b — encoded protein: MAARVLQQCVRTLARPSLRLSSVNLAARAAVVPSAAPHRPVSFAADSRRTRWLGLSPIPSVGVLCRQYGDLPPLTLETIKDRVLYVLKLYDKINPEKLQTSSHFMKDLGLDSLDQVEIIMAMEDEFGFEIPDAEAEKLMTPEEIVQYIADKKDVYE
- the dctn5 gene encoding dynactin subunit 5, translated to MELSEILYNKAEYIETASGNKVSRQSVLCGSQNIVLNGKTIVMNDCIIRGDLANVRVGRHCVVKSRSVIRPPFKSSAKGVAFFPLHIGDHVFIEEDCVVNAAQIGSYVHIGKNCVIGRRCVLKDCCKILDNTVLPPETVVPPFTVFSGCPGLFSGELPECTQDLMIDVTKSYYQKFLPLSQI